Within Vulpes lagopus strain Blue_001 chromosome 22, ASM1834538v1, whole genome shotgun sequence, the genomic segment TGTACTTGGCTGGCAAACGTGGCCCGGAAGTGGGCTGCTGGTTCTGTGTGGTTGTTGGAGGTGAAGAGCAGGTGGGCGGGCGTGAGTGCCAGGCGGCGCGGGGGGTCCTGGGTCTCGATGACCTGGAAGGCCCTCATCCTGTCTGGCTCGCGATCCAGGAAAATGAGCACGTCGCTGAAGGTGGGGTTCCCATCCTCCCCCATGGCCAGCACCCGGTCTCCAGGCCTCACGGCTGACAAGGCCACACGTGCCCCACTCTCCAGGCGCACCTGGGCTCCAGCAGGAAAGCAGCCACCTGTCTTGGCCGCAGCTGAGTGCTCTGTGGGAAGAAGGGACATGAAGGTGTTACTATTGTGTCACAGCACCCCTCCCCAGAGCTCTTTGTGCTCCCGGAGAGCCCCCATCACCGTATCCTGACTCTGCTCTGCGCCGCCTCCCCACTGTCCCATGAAGCCTTGaacccactgcccaccccccagtCTAATCCTTCGCCAGTGAGAGGAGCGAATTGTGGCACCAAGACCTAGGAGTGAAAGGAAAGGGTCCTTCTGAAGGCCAGGTGAAGCCCCCGTCAGCTCTCAATCCTGACAATGCTGTGAAGCAGCCAGAGAGGCCAGGGATCAGCTGAGCCAGACGGTGGTCAGCTGTGACTCAGCTGCAGTCTCATGGAGAAAACACTCAGCTCCTCTGGGGTCTGGATGTCCCATGATTTCTCACTCCTTGCTCAGGCACTCCCCAAAAATTGCCCTCTCAGATGGACTCCCCAAGTTCTGTGCCACAGCTGGCCCTTGGAGTccatagagaagagagagagcctCAGAGTGAATGGTCAGACCAGGGCATGGCTCAGTGGCAAGGGTAAAATCACCATCTCCGGTTCATGTGCTGGGTCCTTATATGGAGACAGGACACAGGGGCAttggggagtggggtggagagCAGTGTTGGGGGCAGGAATAATGACAGAGGTGGCCACGTGGGGAGCTGCCACCAGACCAGTGTTCACCGGTGAAAGGTGGACGTGTCTTGAAGTAGATACAAGTGGCAGGAAagtgctggaggggagggtggggacgGGGTCCCCACTGTGTGCCCAGGTGGGTTTGGGAATCGTTAGCAATGGGCCTGGTCTCAGTGTGCCAGGTCTTCAAGTGTGATTACTGCCTGGTGCCAGCGTGGAGGGCTGTGCCCGCAGCCAGGTGGGGCCAGACGGGCAGTCACGCAGGAACCATTTGAAGCATCCATGACTGAGTTCAGTGTAGGTGACAGAGACGCTGACAAGATccgagggaggggcagggccccaGCGCCTGCCCATTCAGATCAACAAGGCGGCTAATCTGGGAAAATCCATTTTATTGAGTCCACTCTTTATTCTGGCCCTCGTCACTGGCTTTGCCCCAAAATGTCCAGTTTCAGGGCCCTGAGGGAGAGGTTGGGGACGCCTGCACCCCCAGAGGAGCACACAAAGTGCCCTAAAGGGGCTGACCTGCAGCAGGGCTCTGGGCTCTGAATCTCTGGGCTCCTGGATCCTGCTGAGGCCACTGCTGGTGTCTGGGCacaccctggcccctggcccctggtcCCGCCACCCGCCTCCATTCTGAGTCAGCTGAGTGGGGAGGCCATCTCTGTCACAGCCTGGCTTCCATCTGTCCAGCTCGCTCTGTCTTGCACCTCCTGTGGCAGGCTCTGGACTGTGGACCGCAAGGTCGACCCCCGGCCGCGCTGGGAGAGGGCCCTGTCTCCCTAGGCTCCTGCCATGAGCGCTACCAGACACGGGATGAGCAGGTGGTCACAAGCAGCAGCGGGGAGCGCCGGGGACGTCCTCTTCCCTGGggtcccctcctccatcccctggcCGGCCTCTTCACCTTCCTGGCGGCGGTGAGCCCTGTGCCTGCCCACGCcctgcggccccggccccgggcccagCCCCCAGGCAGCGGCTCACCAGACTTGACGGAGCAATGCACGTGGGCCTTGGACTCGTAATACACCCAGTCGAAGCCGGCCTCCACTGCCAAGCGCGCCAGCAGTCCGTACTTGTTGCGGTCGCGGTCCGAAGTGGTAATGTCCACCGCTCGGCCCTCGTAGTGCAGCGACTCCTCTGAGTGGTGACCGTCCTCGTCCCAGCCTTCGGTCACTCGCAGCTTCACGCCAGGCCACTGGTTCATCACTGAGATGGCCAGAGAGTTCAGGCGGTCCTTGCAGCGCTGTGAGAGGAAGGCGCGCGGAGTTAGGGGGAGATGCTGGCCGCGTGGGGTGGAGGCACAGCCTCGCCCGGCCTCTCCCAGGGCATCCGCTGGAGTTGGGAAACCAGGGAGGGTGCTCTGCTCCCATCCCGTAGGAACAAAGAGCCCTAACTTGCTTCCTCGCATTCTAGCATCTGGCTGTTCCAGGGACCTGGACCGCATGGTGGCGCCACAAATCTGGAGGGCGCAACGGGGAGGTGCACCCTTGGGCGACCTTCTCCGATAAGCGACCCCTCCCTCCGGCGCGCTCTCTCCTCAGACCCAGGTACTGATCCCTCCACAGACGGGGCTACACTTTTCCAGTGCCCAGTCCCTCCGTCCCACCGTGGCAAGGGAACCCCGAAACCGCCGTCTGCCCGCAGGGTGGGAGTGGTAGCGGAGCCGACTGCCTGCGGCGGGCCTGCTGGGTGTGCAAGGCCGAAGGTGCCCAGTAGGTGTCACCGTAGCCTCAGGGCTGAAGCCCCCCCGACCCGGGTGCCCGAGGAGCGGCAGGTGCAGAGCTCCCCAGGAGCGCGGGGGTGTGTTGGGGGGAAATCCTGGGCGACGGGGATCTCTCGAGAGCCACAGAGTTTTCCTGCTGGGACTTAAGATCCCAAAGCGTCCTGCAACCTATCCGAGGATGCGGAAGCCCGGGAACCTGAAGCTGGTGGAAATGTTAGCGCCTAGCCTGGCCAGAGGGAGGGGACGCAGAGTGCCTCCAGCTGCACCGTTGCGCGGGGCGATGATAATCCCAGGCAGCGTTTTCCCCAGTCCAGAGCCTCCAGCACCTGTGCGCCGCCCCTATCAGGGAAGGGACCCCAGAAACCCAGCCTCTGATCTCAGCGAGCCAGCTGCACGCCCTGGCCCACGTGGGGGTGGGAGTAGAGCCGCCCCTGGGGGAAGGACGGGAGAGCTCCGCGGTCTGTGATGACTCCCCGCCGGCCTGCAGCCCAAAGGACCCTGCAGTTGACGGGGCAGGGCGAGCGGGAGAGGGGGCCCTTTCACAGTCCTCAACTCAGGTGTGAGGCTCCGCCTACCCACCCCACCTCGGGGAGCCCGGCCCCACAGACCCTTGGACTCGGGACTCCCGGGAACCAACGACGGCTACAGCCCAAGGCCTGGCCGCCCCCGGGAGCAGCCTCGCTCTGGGCGCTCACTGCCCGGGGAGGGAGCTCCGCGTGCTCCTTGCCTCCAGGCTTCAAGCACCCAAGTACGGCGGCCCCGCgggcccctgctccccgcccctctccccctcccccgggtCCAGAGCCGGGGCGCGCGCTGTCAATGATTGCCCAGCCCGTGGCCCGGATCCTTATCTGCATTCCtcggcgcccggcccggcccggccacCAGCCAACCTTCGGCCCCGACACCGGCCGGCCAGCCCCGGCGCCAGGGCGCAGGCTGAGAGCTGTGGTGGAGCCGCTCTTCCCAAAGCACCTAGGGAGCGCGCTGCCTGCCTGCGGGGGGAGCCCCGGGAGACCCCTGAGGAAGGGGACCCCCACCGCGGAGGAGAAAGTTTGCTCCCCAGTGCGTGGGCTTGAGCCGGTCCCGTTGGGAGCTTGCCGAAACTGGCTAGCATCTCCCGGCAGGCATCCTGGCGCTCCTTTTTCAACCCTCCCGTCCCCGCCACCaagcccagggatcccccaagttcAGTCCCAGATCCCGAAGTTCCCGGCACCCCACCCTTAGCCGCAGCTGAGCCGCGCAGCTCCCGGGACAGACACGTGGGCTCGCCGGGCAAGTTCCCTTTCCCACCGCCTCCCGCCCGACTCCTCCCGCGGTCCCCAACCCCGGACCCAGGGGGCACGCGACTCCAGGAGGGGCAGCGCAGCGGACCGGGAGCGCGCGGGGAGGAAAGGCCCTGTGCGCCCGCAGCTTCTTCGCCTCCGGGGTGCCGAAGGGCTTCGCAAGGAGAGGGGCGCAGCGGTGCGGAAGGTTAGGCCAGCAGGGACTGCGCGGGTCCCGGAGGCGCAGGAGGCGGCCGGGTCGAGGTACCTCCGGGGGCCGCGGCCGGCCTCAGCGGCCGGGCCCCCGGGGCGCAGGGGCTGCCGCCACCCGGCCGGGGCGCTCGGCAGCGGGGAGCTCTTCTCACGGCCTCCGCGGGTCCGCGGCCGTCCGCGCTGCCGCCGGGACCCCTGGCCGGCCCATCCCGGGCAGCAGGCGGCCGGGCTTGGCGAGGGGGCAGGTGCCAGGGGGCGTGCCGGCCGGTGGAGAAAAGGTgccaggggggcggggagggccgggcAGGTGGCGGTGCTGCGGCGGCGGCGCCCTGCGAGGGCGGGTCGCGCTCACCTGGGTCATGAGGCGGTCGGCGCCCGTGTTCTCCTCGTCCTTGAAGATGATGTCGGGATTGTAGTTGGGGGTGAGCTCCTTGAAGCGCTCCGAGCTGCGCGCGATCTTGCCTTCGTAGCGCCCGCTGGCGCCCAGGGTCTTCTCGGGCACGTTGGGGCTGAACTGCTTGTAGGCGAGCGGCACGAGCTTGCGCGGCGGCCGCCGCCGGCTGCCCACcacccggcccggcccgcagccccgcgccgccggcaccagcagcagcagcagcagcagcagcaggcagaagCGCAGCCGGGGCCGGAGCCGGGCGGGAGACATGGCCGGGGagcccgggcgggcggcgggcgaggGCGCCTGGGGGCCGGTGGGCGGGCGAGGCGACGCGAGCGCTGCGGGGGCTCAGGCGTCCGGGTGGCTCCGGGGGGCTCCAGGCGGGGGCGCCATGGGctgcgcggcgcggcgcggggccggcgggactcaggtgcggggcgggggcccggggccctGGCGGGTGGCGGCGCGCTGTCCCCCTCGGCGCCTCGACTCTGAGCTGCCCGGCTCGCCCGCCGCCAATAAATAGGCCGGCCCGTTTGTTTTGgcaacgcggcggcggcggggggcggcgggcggcggggctgcgggccgccgggctgggctgggctggccggGCCGGCGGGCTGGCGGGCCCCGCGGTTAGCGCCCCGGCCCGGCGGTCAGGCGGCTCGGGCGGAGCGGGAGCTGCTGCCGTCTGCGGCGCAGCCCGGGGCCGAGTGAGAGGGGAAATGGAAGAGATCCGGGCTCGGGCCCCGCGCAGACCGCACCCTACCCATGTCCCTGCCTCCTGTGCGCTCGACAGCGAACCTGCAGCAAGGGCGGCACAGCCTCCTCCCCctcgggcgggcgggcggccccgGCACCAGCCAGCCCTCGTCCCGCTCGCTCCTCCGCCGTCCGCCCGCCCGCTGCCCTCGGCGCCCCCTGCGCTGCCCGagcgcgccctccccgcccgggcGCGCCCCACCCCGCCTGGCCTCGCCTCTGGGCTCCCCGCGGCTCCGGGGTGCCCCGCCAGGCGCAAACCTCCGGGACAGGAGCTGCCACCCCCACAGAGACCGCAACCCACGGCGCGGCCGGAcgcgaggggcggggggcagtggcCGGACCGCACCGCCGCCTACGGTGTCCCCTGCGGGGAAGTAAAGCCAAGAGGCGGGAGGCCGCTCCTAACCTGGCGCCCCACCCTGGCCCTGGAGACGCGCCctctcggctcggctcggctcggctcggtgGACTGAATTCTCTACCAGCCCGGTGCACATCCCACGGCCGCAGGGTGGGAAGCTGGGAGTGGGGCGTCCAGCCTCGCCCAAGAGCCCGATAGGGGGTTTTGAGTTGGAAACACCATTAAAGCGAGCAAAATGAAGTTGCAAAGGGATGGGCCAAGGTGTAGAGAAGAGCAGCTAAATGGTGACATCAACAGAATGCTGGAGGAACTGACCCCCGCGGAGGCGACAGGGGCTTGCTAAGGGCCGCACCAAGGACTCAGAGCTGTTGGCACGCAGGACAATTACTCTCTTAATTccactttataaattaaaaaggagagaggctATGCAGAGGCAGCCAGAGAAGTGAACATGGATTGTGTACGTATTTCAATATGTCATTCGAGAAAGCTGAATGAATTCGGGTTTATTCTGCTAAAACAAGAAAAGGCGAGTATGGTAAAAACAAATGCCACCATCACAACAAACGATATGATCTGGTTGCAATCTATCCCACAGGTTCAGTAGAAGTAGGAATAAAAAGGTTAAAAGGTTCTCATTCCAAGAATACTAACACGCTAAGTACCGTTTTACTGCTACGTGCCATATACACAGAAGCTATTAGATATTATTATACTAAGTATTCTACTTGCGTTGTCTCatttaaactcacaaccccaaacaagctattattattattcccagttTTCAAATGAAGGTTTTGAAGTTCAGAGAAGATACACAACTAGCTTCTGGCGGGGGACCAGAGAGGAATTCAAATCCTCTACCTTTATCCCCCCTGGGGTCTGACCCCAGAACCCCAGTcgttaccccaccccaccccacacgtGCACAGGCTTCTATGTCTTGTGGAGCCAGTACAGCC encodes:
- the IHH gene encoding indian hedgehog protein, giving the protein MSPARLRPRLRFCLLLLLLLLLVPAARGCGPGRVVGSRRRPPRKLVPLAYKQFSPNVPEKTLGASGRYEGKIARSSERFKELTPNYNPDIIFKDEENTGADRLMTQRCKDRLNSLAISVMNQWPGVKLRVTEGWDEDGHHSEESLHYEGRAVDITTSDRDRNKYGLLARLAVEAGFDWVYYESKAHVHCSVKSEHSAAAKTGGCFPAGAQVRLESGARVALSAVRPGDRVLAMGEDGNPTFSDVLIFLDREPDRMRAFQVIETQDPPRRLALTPAHLLFTSNNHTEPAAHFRATFASQVQPGQYVLVAGVPGLQPARVAAVSTHVALGAYAPLTRHGTLVVEDVVASCFAAVADHRLAQLAFWPLRLFHSLAWGSWTPGEGVHWYPQLLYRLGRLLLEEGSFHSLGMAGPGS